In Dermacentor variabilis isolate Ectoservices chromosome 11, ASM5094787v1, whole genome shotgun sequence, one genomic interval encodes:
- the LOC142564750 gene encoding uncharacterized protein LOC142564750 codes for MHSQALRSKSRMSPSESPTARPPEPAQAEPLRPAPPPKIEPTGVQAPALERAAARRYAGFPGVGATQVAPNVIVFAPRRTPLGSVGTASVDSPASEIPDVPSPERRAVLPSQETPEEERLCMRSWAVCAAAMAPVVFSTWMLLLPFVFRGNGTVVRLPPLPVQPSATSPGPAGPTLAKPSPTTQSSTTAIDCSIGPEVKDVLKPFNVTVYRISASLGESSPSELMCLFNNTRVNAWTGQDKYYSVQSLPLQICSTLVYWSVGFRNGRMLSRMPVFDKHHGMHQLRRITDRLASADMKILLALGGYPEDGPHFTATGRDPSTLDSLTAHVLATVKLLRLNGVALHWTQPHPGCRSGDDRLAFTRVVLGFRTAFAGGAEPERRIVSVITDSEPVSIEYAVKVAHVVDYIFVFAYRMPQRLPEPFRLCEQFTEQTNATLHTFVRVGTVGAGVKTGTLCLIESLAPVSARAVWDPVAKETRLPSDGSLYGPLPFHVDCNKPSFCKDARSNSCIVHRVGEEAQTRFYLVPSLEQYNARFNFTALGVGSGSACVLMADFDFDNYDGFCGAPFVRYMLVRNLHYGTQSAFRKPLYGLYRHPDCRF; via the exons ATGCATAGCCAAGCCCTGCGCTCCAAGTCCCGCATGTCGCCGTCGGAGTCCCCAACCGCAAGGCCTCCCGAACCGGCACAGGCAGAACCCCttcggccggcgccgccgcccaAGATCGAGCCGACGGGCGTCCAGGCGCCCGCGCTGGAACGCGCCGCGGCTCGACGCTACGCCGGCTTCCCGGGAGTCGGCGCCACCCAGGTCGCGCCCAACGTCATCGTGTTCGCCCCGCGCCGGACGCCGCTGGGCAGCGTCGGCACGGCGAGCGTCGACAGCCCGGCCTCCGAGATCCCGGACGTGCCGTCGCCCGAGCGACGGGCGGTCCTGCCCTCGCAGGAGACGCCCGAGGAAGAGCGCCTCTGCATGCGCAGCTGGGCCGTGTGCGCCGCAGCCATGGCGCCCGTCGTGTTCTCCACGTGGATGCTCCTGCTGCCGTTCGTGTTCCGAGGCAACGGCACCGTGGTCCGGCTGCCGCCTCTGCCGGTGCAGCCGTCCGCGACTTCGCCGGGGCCCGCAG GTCCGACACTGGCGAAGCCGAGTCCTACTACTCAGTCGTCGACCACGGCCATCGATTGCAGCATCGGACCCGAGGTGAAAGACGTCTTGAAACCGTTCAACGTGACCGTCTACAGGATAAGCGCCTCCTTGGGTGAGTCGTCGCCGTCCGAACTGATGTGCCTATTCAACAACACGCGCGTCAATGCGTGGACCGGCCAGGACAAGTACTACTCCGTCCAGTCGCTGCCCCTCCAGATCTGCTCGACGCTCGTCTACTGGTCGGTCGGCTTCCGGAACGGCCGAATGCTGAGCCGGATGCCCGTGTTCGACAAGCATCACGGCATGCACCAACTCCGGCGGATCACGGACCGTCTCGCCAGCGCCGACATGAAGATCCTCCTGGCGTTGGGCGGCTACCCCGAGGACGGCCCCCACTTCACCGCGACCGGGCGTGACCCGAGCACGCTCGACTCGCTCACCGCCCACGTCCTGGCCACCGTGAAGCTGCTGCGCCTGAACGGCGTGGCCCTGCACTGGACGCAGCCGCACCCAGGCTGCCGCAGCGGCGACGACCGCCTCGCCTTCACCAGGGTCGTGTTGGGGTTTCGCACCGCCTTCGCCGGGGGCGCCGAGCCGGAACGGCGCATCGTCTCGGTGATCACGGATAGCGAGCCCGTCAGCATCGAGTACGCGGTGAAAGTGGCCCACGTGGTGGACTACATCTTCGTGTTCGCGTACCGGATGCCGCAGCGGCTGCCGGAGCCGTTTCGGCTGTGCGAACAGTTCACGGAGCAGACGAACGCGACGCTCCACACGTTCGTCCGGGTCGGCACCGTTGGTGCGGGCGTCAAGACGGGCACCCTGTGCCTCATCGAGTCGTTGGCgccggtgtctgcgcgcgcggtCTGGGACCCGGTCGCCAAAGAGACCCGGCTGCCCAGCGATGGCAGTCTGTACGGCCCGTTGCCGTTCCACGTGGACTGCAACAAACCGAGCTTCTGCAAGGACGCCCGCTCGAACTCATGCATCGTGCACCGCGTCGGCGAGGAGGCGCAGACGCGCTTCTACCTGGTCCCGTCCTTGGAGCAGTACAACGCCCGCTTCAACTTCACCGCCCTGGGGGTGGGCAGCGGCAGCGCCTGCGTGCTCATGGCGGACTTCGATTTCGACAACTACGACGGCTTCTGCGGGGCGCCTTTCGTTCGCTACATGCTCGTGAGGAACCTGCACTACGGCACGCAGAGCGCTTTCAGGAAGCCCCTGTACGGCCTGTACAGGCATCCGGACTGTCGCTTCTAG